One Vallitalea pronyensis genomic region harbors:
- a CDS encoding DUF2179 domain-containing protein encodes MKRVLYVLILIVKILEVTLATTRIVLITKGERVKGAIIGFFEVIIWVLLISTVLKDITEDPIKIFIYAIGFSVGNYIGSLVEEKIGIGTTRVELIVKEEHGQALASNIREHGFAVTVINGEGMNFNRFVMISHVQRKRTKEFINIVRACQENVVITVSEIKPIYGGYGILRK; translated from the coding sequence GTGAAACGAGTGTTATATGTATTAATACTGATTGTAAAAATATTAGAAGTAACTTTGGCAACAACAAGAATAGTGCTTATAACCAAAGGTGAAAGAGTAAAGGGTGCTATCATTGGTTTTTTTGAAGTAATCATATGGGTATTATTGATATCCACTGTGTTAAAAGATATTACAGAGGACCCTATTAAAATATTTATTTATGCCATTGGTTTTTCAGTAGGGAATTATATTGGTTCGCTAGTGGAAGAAAAAATAGGGATAGGCACCACAAGGGTTGAATTAATTGTGAAAGAGGAACATGGTCAAGCATTAGCAAGCAACATTCGTGAGCATGGTTTTGCTGTAACAGTTATCAATGGTGAAGGTATGAATTTTAATCGTTTTGTTATGATTTCTCATGTGCAACGTAAGAGAACAAAAGAATTTATAAACATTGTAAGAGCTTGTCAAGAAAATGTCGTTATTACAGTTAGTGAGATTAAACCTATCTATGGCGGATATGGTATATTGAGAAAATAA
- a CDS encoding bifunctional 4-hydroxy-2-oxoglutarate aldolase/2-dehydro-3-deoxy-phosphogluconate aldolase produces the protein MKRMKTIMDIVDSGVVAVIRAESKEEGMKIIEAVKKGGIKALEITMTVPGAVDIIKELTQLYKDEDVIIGAGTVLDPETARACILAGAKYIVSSSLNLDTVKLCNRYRVPIMPGIMTPAEALKALEAGVEVLKVFPGNAFGPSIIKAFKGPMPQGNYMPTGGVSLDNVHEWIEAGAVAVGTGSVLTKGAKTGDYELVTETAKKFVDAVKQARANLKQ, from the coding sequence ATGAAAAGAATGAAAACCATTATGGACATTGTTGATAGCGGTGTTGTTGCTGTTATCCGTGCTGAATCCAAAGAAGAAGGTATGAAAATCATTGAAGCGGTTAAAAAAGGTGGTATAAAAGCCCTTGAGATTACCATGACCGTGCCAGGTGCAGTGGATATTATTAAAGAACTTACACAATTGTACAAAGACGAAGATGTCATTATCGGAGCAGGTACCGTACTGGACCCAGAGACGGCTCGTGCTTGTATCTTAGCAGGAGCAAAATACATTGTGAGTTCAAGCCTTAATTTGGATACGGTAAAACTATGCAACAGATACCGTGTACCGATTATGCCAGGGATCATGACACCAGCAGAAGCCCTTAAGGCTCTTGAAGCAGGGGTGGAAGTATTAAAAGTATTCCCAGGAAATGCTTTTGGTCCATCCATTATTAAAGCGTTCAAAGGCCCCATGCCTCAAGGAAATTATATGCCAACAGGTGGTGTAAGTCTGGATAATGTTCATGAGTGGATTGAAGCAGGTGCTGTAGCAGTTGGAACAGGTAGTGTTTTAACAAAAGGTGCTAAAACAGGTGACTATGAACTAGTTACGGAGACTGCTAAGAAATTTGTGGATGCTGTAAAGCAGGCAAGAGCTAACTTAAAGCAGTAG
- a CDS encoding LacI family DNA-binding transcriptional regulator encodes MSMTIKDIAKLAGVSHATVSRALNDSPLISDKTKERIKKIAQDHHYTPNYSAKSLKLDKSYNIGVFLSAFEGTSASFFFSSIKGVNRLMKERNYNLVMKAIDDLDGNYSMVNSKHYDGILVVSQKKEDDAFIKYIGALNLPVVVLNRKVDIPGTTCVYSDDRVGAYQAVTYLIHQGHQKIGLIKGKQGFLNSRNRYEGYKMAMEDAGIPIHQAFIASGAFDVNSGYAAMNQILDANTSALPTAMFCSNDEMAFGAIKAIVERGLKVPDDISIVGFDDIEMCKYNTPELTTVRREIGRIASSGTMVLFDLLDQKDHQEVSYTKVDCKLKIRQSVVPIR; translated from the coding sequence ATGAGTATGACCATAAAAGACATTGCTAAATTAGCTGGTGTGTCCCATGCAACAGTATCGAGAGCATTAAATGACAGTCCTCTTATAAGTGATAAGACAAAGGAACGTATTAAGAAGATTGCTCAGGACCATCACTACACACCTAACTATAGTGCTAAGAGTCTAAAGCTTGATAAGTCATACAACATTGGTGTTTTTCTATCGGCATTTGAAGGAACCAGTGCTTCTTTCTTTTTTAGTTCCATTAAAGGTGTTAATCGTTTGATGAAAGAAAGAAACTATAATCTGGTGATGAAAGCCATTGATGATTTAGATGGCAACTATAGTATGGTCAATTCTAAGCATTACGACGGTATTCTTGTGGTGAGTCAGAAAAAAGAAGACGATGCCTTTATAAAGTACATTGGTGCATTGAATCTGCCTGTGGTGGTTCTTAACCGGAAAGTAGACATACCTGGAACAACATGTGTCTATTCAGATGACCGTGTAGGTGCATATCAAGCAGTAACGTACCTGATTCATCAAGGACATCAGAAAATTGGTTTAATCAAAGGTAAACAAGGCTTCTTGAATAGTCGTAATCGTTATGAAGGCTATAAGATGGCCATGGAAGATGCAGGAATCCCTATTCATCAGGCATTCATAGCCAGTGGTGCATTTGATGTGAATAGCGGCTATGCAGCCATGAATCAAATACTGGATGCCAATACCTCTGCATTACCTACAGCTATGTTCTGTTCCAATGATGAGATGGCATTTGGTGCTATAAAAGCCATTGTTGAAAGAGGGCTAAAAGTCCCTGACGATATATCCATCGTAGGGTTTGATGATATTGAGATGTGTAAGTATAATACCCCTGAATTGACAACTGTACGGCGAGAGATTGGAAGAATTGCTTCCAGTGGCACAATGGTTTTATTTGATTTACTGGATCAAAAAGATCATCAAGAAGTATCCTATACAAAAGTGGATTGCAAATTAAAAATACGCCAGTCCGTGGTTCCAATAAGATAG
- a CDS encoding ECF transporter S component, giving the protein MKKFLRRFHIFELMLIAMMAALGIAVKPYIKVVVQIVAGPLFIPGGALAGGLYLIWIVIGAGLIKKPGTATLIALTQGIMVMITGIYGSHGVMSIVTYTMPGLMMDLLFGITKSQGTSAWACFLGGIVANLTGTFLSNLLFFNLPLIPLILTLSTATLSGGLGGILAYQVIKSIKKLGNIQNA; this is encoded by the coding sequence ATGAAAAAATTTCTAAGGCGATTTCATATCTTCGAATTAATGCTTATTGCTATGATGGCTGCTCTGGGTATTGCTGTTAAACCTTATATCAAAGTAGTGGTTCAGATTGTGGCAGGTCCATTGTTTATTCCTGGAGGAGCATTGGCAGGTGGTCTATATCTTATATGGATAGTGATTGGAGCAGGTCTTATTAAGAAGCCTGGTACGGCTACCCTCATAGCGCTAACCCAAGGTATCATGGTCATGATAACGGGTATATATGGTTCTCATGGTGTCATGAGTATTGTTACATATACCATGCCAGGGCTTATGATGGATCTTCTCTTTGGCATCACGAAAAGCCAGGGTACCAGTGCATGGGCATGTTTTTTAGGGGGAATTGTAGCTAACCTTACGGGTACATTTTTATCCAACTTACTATTTTTTAATTTACCTTTAATTCCTCTTATATTGACCCTTAGTACAGCTACTTTATCAGGAGGGTTAGGCGGTATTTTAGCTTACCAAGTTATTAAAAGCATTAAAAAGTTAGGAAACATACAAAATGCATAA
- a CDS encoding sugar kinase: MGKKVVTMGEIMLRLSTEGYDRFTQAERFDIVYGGGEANVAVSLANYGFDAHFVSKLPDNPIGQSAVNHLRRYGVATDYIARGGDRIGIYYLETGASMRPSKVVYDRAHSAIAEADLEDFDFDAIFADAEWFHFSGITPAISKKAAVLTEKALIAAKKHGVTVSVDLNYRKKLWTPAEAKEVMTKLMAYVDVCIGNEEDAEKVLGFKPGETDVTKGSLELDGYKTIFKQMKETFDFKYVVTTLRESYSASDNGWSALIYDGNEFYRSKKYDVRIVDRVGGGDSFAGGLIYGLLSSDDFKYALEFAVGASALKHTIKGDANHVTADEVETLINGDASGRVQR, translated from the coding sequence ATGGGTAAAAAAGTAGTAACAATGGGTGAAATTATGCTGCGTCTTTCCACAGAAGGATATGACAGATTTACACAAGCGGAACGTTTTGATATTGTCTATGGCGGAGGAGAAGCTAATGTGGCTGTATCCCTTGCCAACTATGGTTTTGATGCACACTTTGTATCCAAGCTTCCAGATAATCCAATCGGTCAGAGCGCAGTCAATCACCTTAGAAGATATGGCGTGGCAACAGATTACATAGCAAGAGGCGGTGACCGTATAGGGATCTATTATCTTGAAACAGGTGCATCCATGCGGCCATCTAAGGTTGTTTATGACCGTGCTCATTCGGCTATTGCAGAAGCAGACCTTGAAGATTTTGACTTTGATGCTATCTTTGCAGATGCGGAGTGGTTCCATTTTTCAGGTATCACACCGGCCATTAGTAAAAAGGCAGCTGTACTAACGGAGAAAGCCCTTATTGCGGCTAAAAAGCATGGGGTAACGGTTAGTGTAGACCTAAATTACCGTAAGAAATTATGGACACCAGCAGAAGCAAAAGAAGTCATGACAAAACTTATGGCATACGTGGATGTTTGTATTGGAAATGAAGAAGATGCAGAAAAAGTATTAGGATTCAAACCAGGTGAAACAGATGTGACAAAAGGTTCTCTTGAACTGGATGGTTACAAAACAATCTTCAAACAAATGAAAGAAACATTTGATTTTAAATATGTAGTGACAACACTTAGAGAAAGCTACTCTGCTTCGGATAATGGCTGGTCAGCACTTATCTATGATGGTAACGAGTTCTACCGTTCTAAGAAGTATGATGTGCGCATTGTTGACCGTGTAGGTGGCGGCGATTCCTTCGCAGGCGGCTTAATTTACGGTTTATTATCCAGTGATGATTTTAAATACGCCCTTGAATTTGCTGTTGGAGCATCCGCTCTTAAGCATACCATTAAAGGGGATGCCAACCACGTAACCGCTGATGAAGTAGAAACATTGATTAACGGTGATGCTTCTGGAAGAGTGCAGCGTTAA
- a CDS encoding alpha/beta fold hydrolase produces the protein MINVFKSDKKREEVLASYDHLLGLWGVDYDEVDLVTQFGTTHCILSGDKTNPPLLMFHGVGDNSAVMWILNIGELSKYFYCISVDTLGGPGKSIPNEQFTKATFNQVEWINEVVSQLQISHFNILGISNGAYMAYNYLTYESKKVNRVVCLEGGMLIGNPIKNMLKTIFIMFPQILLPNRKNMIAILKKLSSPESNFINNCPEVVDHMIMVMKRHNQKAMFVHTIEKYHKEKGMAVRDKLYFLMGHYKLDRKREFVKALDDGQFKYKVIKGAGHGINHEQPERVNAEIIQYLLGD, from the coding sequence ATGATTAATGTTTTTAAAAGTGATAAGAAGAGAGAAGAAGTCTTAGCTTCCTACGACCATCTACTTGGTTTGTGGGGTGTTGATTATGACGAGGTAGATTTGGTGACCCAGTTCGGCACAACACATTGTATTTTATCAGGTGATAAAACGAATCCCCCGTTGTTAATGTTTCATGGTGTTGGTGATAACTCAGCAGTGATGTGGATTTTGAACATTGGGGAACTGTCCAAATACTTTTACTGTATCTCGGTTGATACGCTTGGAGGTCCTGGGAAAAGTATACCCAATGAACAGTTTACAAAAGCTACATTTAATCAAGTAGAATGGATTAATGAAGTGGTCAGCCAATTGCAAATAAGCCACTTTAATATTTTAGGTATATCCAATGGTGCCTATATGGCTTATAATTACTTAACCTATGAAAGTAAGAAGGTTAATAGGGTGGTTTGCCTTGAAGGTGGTATGCTAATCGGCAATCCTATCAAAAACATGTTGAAGACCATATTCATTATGTTTCCACAAATTCTATTACCAAATAGAAAGAACATGATTGCTATTTTAAAGAAATTAAGTTCGCCAGAATCCAATTTTATAAACAATTGTCCTGAAGTTGTGGATCATATGATCATGGTCATGAAAAGGCATAATCAGAAAGCCATGTTTGTACACACCATAGAAAAGTACCATAAAGAGAAGGGGATGGCCGTACGAGATAAGTTGTATTTCTTAATGGGTCATTATAAACTGGACCGTAAAAGAGAATTTGTAAAGGCATTAGATGATGGGCAATTTAAATATAAAGTGATTAAAGGTGCTGGGCATGGTATTAATCACGAACAGCCTGAACGCGTTAATGCTGAAATTATACAGTACTTATTAGGTGATTAA
- a CDS encoding ABC transporter ATP-binding protein gives MLYLLKKVWKYAESDRYRLIICYGLHVLSIGGKLLQPFAFGMAINVLQEQGINHLGPVYRWLGIYVLGFFTFQICHHTGRYFEVTTALRNQKRFNHRLYLKLCSLSMQWHSDHHSGDIVNRIKGGGEALKDFSVNQSKYMDLILSSIVPILVFTRMNMGITIITVSLISINLTIIMKMNKRIEGILGDIHEYYHGLAAKLTDYAMNVVTIITLKLKKQTDKQLNHMYEEYYIQQMREFRINQPRCFLIAFGGILTEVVVIVFYLLSQTSSGEAFLIGNLVMLITYFREMSHSIFELVSNFYDTLNWKTAIASTDIILDEPSYESYNANEKLGPWHSIRIEHIAFQYGAEGSNITWHDVTLEAGKKIAIVGSSGSGKSTILHLLASLYEADATAIWVDDKKYTNLNAIHHDMGLISQESEIFDDTVLHNITFGLDVDQHVLEEVMVIAALDQVIKDLPDGIHTSIKEKGINLSGGQKQRLALARGLYFAQNKRILLLDEITSNVDVVNEAHMMTHIMKAYRDRCIICSIHRLHLLELFDEVLVMNEGSIVDRGSFQELVRREGCFQTLWETYQLETK, from the coding sequence ATGTTATATCTATTGAAAAAAGTGTGGAAGTATGCAGAATCAGACCGCTATCGATTAATCATATGTTATGGCTTACATGTGTTATCCATTGGCGGCAAGTTGTTACAGCCATTTGCTTTTGGTATGGCTATTAATGTGTTACAGGAACAAGGAATTAATCATTTAGGACCTGTATACAGGTGGTTAGGTATCTATGTTTTAGGATTTTTTACTTTTCAGATATGCCATCATACAGGACGCTACTTTGAAGTCACAACAGCTCTTAGAAACCAGAAGCGATTTAATCATCGTCTTTATTTAAAGCTGTGTTCGTTATCCATGCAATGGCATAGTGACCATCATTCTGGCGACATTGTGAACCGTATAAAAGGTGGTGGTGAAGCCCTCAAGGATTTCTCTGTTAATCAAAGTAAATACATGGATTTAATTTTATCATCTATTGTACCTATTTTGGTATTTACACGAATGAACATGGGCATAACCATTATAACGGTTTCCTTAATAAGCATCAACTTAACCATTATTATGAAGATGAATAAAAGGATAGAAGGTATTCTGGGAGATATCCATGAATACTATCATGGCTTAGCTGCAAAATTAACAGATTATGCCATGAATGTCGTAACCATCATTACCCTTAAACTAAAAAAACAAACCGATAAACAATTAAATCACATGTATGAAGAATACTATATCCAGCAAATGCGTGAGTTTCGCATTAATCAACCAAGATGTTTTCTTATTGCATTCGGTGGTATACTGACAGAGGTTGTTGTGATTGTCTTTTATTTACTGTCTCAAACATCTTCTGGTGAAGCTTTTCTGATTGGTAATCTGGTGATGTTAATTACTTACTTTAGAGAAATGAGTCATAGCATATTTGAGTTGGTGAGTAATTTCTATGATACACTTAACTGGAAAACAGCTATTGCTTCAACGGACATTATTTTAGATGAACCTTCTTATGAAAGCTATAACGCTAATGAAAAGCTGGGACCTTGGCATAGTATACGTATTGAACATATTGCATTTCAATATGGGGCAGAAGGCTCCAACATCACATGGCATGATGTCACACTAGAAGCTGGTAAGAAGATTGCTATTGTTGGCTCTAGTGGTTCAGGTAAAAGTACCATATTACACCTTTTGGCATCTCTTTATGAAGCAGATGCAACGGCCATATGGGTGGATGATAAAAAGTACACAAATCTTAACGCTATCCATCATGACATGGGATTAATCAGTCAAGAATCGGAAATATTTGATGATACAGTCCTTCACAATATAACATTTGGTTTGGATGTGGACCAACACGTACTGGAAGAAGTGATGGTTATTGCAGCATTAGACCAAGTCATTAAGGACCTTCCAGATGGTATCCATACCTCTATCAAAGAAAAAGGTATTAATCTGTCAGGTGGACAAAAGCAGCGATTAGCTTTAGCTAGAGGGCTCTATTTTGCCCAAAATAAGCGCATATTGCTTCTGGACGAAATAACCAGTAATGTGGATGTGGTGAATGAGGCACATATGATGACACATATCATGAAGGCTTATAGGGATAGGTGTATTATTTGTAGTATTCATCGCTTACATCTCTTAGAGCTATTTGACGAAGTATTGGTTATGAACGAAGGCTCCATTGTCGATAGAGGCTCTTTTCAAGAATTAGTCAGAAGAGAAGGCTGCTTTCAGACATTATGGGAAACATATCAACTGGAAACAAAATAG
- a CDS encoding mechanosensitive ion channel family protein, which produces MDSILAYLENNLFVIKILWTIIGLVIIMLIIRVINRILYSTIEENSKYYKMKKRVYYFFSSVFIIFGIFLWSDSTTSLTTYFGLLSAGLAIALKDLFANIAAWVFLIIRKPFKVSDRISINGQSGDVIDIRMFQFSLMEVSNVENGEQSTGRILIIPNHYIFLHTLTNYDKGFKYIWNEIKVLITFESHWEKAKNILTDISNRHALHLSNEATKMVHQAKRRYLIHYKNLTPIVYTDVKDSGIQLTVRYLCKPRRRRNTINDMWQDILQAFAKEEDIQLAYTTLRVTQD; this is translated from the coding sequence ATGGACTCCATTTTAGCATATTTAGAAAATAACCTTTTCGTCATTAAAATTTTATGGACCATTATTGGGCTTGTTATCATCATGTTAATTATTCGAGTCATTAATCGTATTCTTTATTCGACAATAGAGGAAAACAGTAAGTATTATAAAATGAAAAAAAGAGTGTACTATTTTTTTAGTTCTGTTTTTATAATATTTGGTATTTTTTTATGGTCAGATTCTACAACGAGTTTAACCACATATTTTGGTCTTCTTTCTGCTGGATTAGCTATTGCTTTAAAAGATTTATTTGCTAATATTGCGGCATGGGTATTTCTTATTATTCGGAAACCATTCAAAGTAAGCGACCGGATAAGTATTAATGGACAAAGTGGTGATGTGATAGACATTCGGATGTTTCAATTCAGTTTGATGGAAGTATCAAACGTTGAAAATGGTGAGCAGAGTACTGGTCGTATCCTTATTATACCAAACCATTATATCTTTTTGCATACTTTAACTAATTATGATAAAGGCTTCAAATATATTTGGAATGAAATAAAAGTTTTGATTACCTTTGAAAGTCATTGGGAGAAGGCAAAAAACATATTAACGGATATCAGTAATCGTCATGCGTTACATTTATCCAATGAAGCTACTAAAATGGTGCATCAAGCGAAAAGACGATATTTGATTCATTATAAAAACTTAACCCCCATTGTGTATACCGATGTGAAAGACAGTGGTATACAATTAACTGTACGTTATTTATGTAAACCACGCAGAAGACGAAATACGATTAACGATATGTGGCAAGATATTCTACAAGCTTTTGCAAAAGAAGAAGATATTCAACTGGCTTATACAACATTAAGAGTTACACAGGATTAA
- a CDS encoding ABC transporter ATP-binding protein: MRKAVEIDNLNYRYKGQEKDTLHHINFHLNQGEIVGIRGPSGGGKSTLCYVMKGIIPYMIGGNMTGSVNILEQSMADRTPQERVALIGMVFQEPHSQLFSSTVEDELAFPLENLCVPQREMKKRVNEVLGELGLEKYRMQHPSYLSGGEQQLVALGSVLVLEPAILLLDEAMAHIDHASKMRLNEILRKRSDKGMSMMMVDHQEENLAITDRVMHLIDGTLYDKEIRT; this comes from the coding sequence ATGCGAAAAGCTGTTGAAATCGATAACCTGAATTATCGGTATAAAGGTCAGGAAAAAGATACATTGCATCATATAAACTTTCATTTGAATCAAGGTGAAATTGTGGGTATAAGGGGGCCTAGTGGTGGCGGTAAAAGCACACTGTGCTATGTAATGAAGGGCATTATACCCTACATGATAGGCGGAAACATGACAGGTTCAGTGAACATTCTTGAACAATCAATGGCTGATAGGACCCCACAAGAAAGAGTAGCCCTTATCGGTATGGTTTTTCAAGAGCCCCATAGTCAATTATTTTCTTCAACGGTTGAGGATGAGTTAGCCTTTCCACTGGAGAACTTGTGTGTGCCCCAAAGGGAAATGAAAAAACGTGTCAATGAGGTTCTTGGTGAATTAGGATTGGAAAAGTATCGAATGCAACATCCCAGTTACTTATCTGGAGGTGAGCAGCAATTGGTGGCACTTGGATCCGTACTTGTACTGGAACCTGCCATACTCCTATTAGATGAAGCAATGGCACATATTGACCATGCTAGTAAAATGCGATTGAATGAGATTCTAAGAAAACGAAGTGATAAAGGCATGTCCATGATGATGGTTGACCACCAAGAAGAGAACTTGGCTATAACAGATAGAGTGATGCACCTCATTGATGGGACATTATATGACAAGGAGATTCGTACGTGA
- the uxaC gene encoding glucuronate isomerase produces MKTFLGKDFLLHNETAKTLFHDYAEAMPIYDYHCHLSPKEIAEDKTYASITEVWLGGDHYKWRAMRSHGIEEKYITGDGSDKEKFMKWAETIQYAIGNPLYHWAHLELYRYFGIDKPLTTETAEAIYDICNKKLQEDGFSAKGLIKNSHVKVICTTDDPIDDLGYHKMIKADKDFDVTVLPTFRPDKCVDIEKDTFLTWIEQLGKVAGYGIKNMEALLKALEERMDYFHQVGCRLADHGFGSVIYEEATIDEVDVVFKKRLAHGSISREEAVKYGSYLLTFFGQHYAKRDWAMQLHMGCMRNNNSRMMSLIGPDTGFDAVGDYKIGEGLAKLLDSLEKTHELPKTILYNLNPRDNYVLATLMGCFQSADAKGKIQFGSGWWFIDQKEGMIRQMTDLGNLGMLSNFIGMLTDSRSFLSYTRHEYFRRIMCNLIGTWVEDGEYPADMQRLGEIVQNISFNNARHYFDIEC; encoded by the coding sequence GTGAAGACGTTTTTAGGCAAAGATTTTTTGCTCCATAATGAAACAGCAAAGACACTTTTTCATGATTATGCTGAGGCTATGCCAATCTACGATTATCACTGCCATTTAAGTCCAAAGGAAATTGCAGAAGATAAGACATATGCCAGTATTACGGAAGTGTGGTTAGGTGGTGATCACTACAAGTGGCGGGCTATGAGGAGTCACGGCATAGAAGAAAAGTATATAACAGGTGATGGGTCGGATAAAGAGAAATTCATGAAATGGGCAGAAACCATTCAGTATGCCATTGGTAATCCGTTATACCATTGGGCACATCTTGAATTATACCGCTATTTTGGTATCGATAAGCCTTTAACAACGGAAACAGCTGAAGCAATCTATGACATTTGCAATAAAAAGCTGCAAGAAGATGGGTTCAGTGCAAAAGGATTAATTAAAAATTCACATGTTAAAGTCATCTGTACAACGGATGACCCCATTGATGACCTTGGTTACCACAAGATGATTAAAGCAGATAAAGATTTTGATGTAACCGTGTTACCAACTTTCAGACCAGATAAATGTGTGGATATTGAGAAAGATACCTTCCTGACTTGGATAGAACAATTGGGAAAAGTGGCTGGTTATGGTATCAAGAATATGGAAGCCTTACTAAAAGCTCTTGAAGAACGTATGGATTATTTCCATCAAGTAGGGTGCCGATTAGCGGATCATGGTTTTGGAAGTGTCATATATGAAGAAGCTACAATAGATGAAGTGGATGTCGTATTCAAGAAAAGATTAGCCCATGGCTCCATTAGTCGAGAAGAAGCTGTTAAGTATGGAAGTTATCTTCTTACATTTTTTGGGCAACATTATGCGAAGCGTGATTGGGCCATGCAATTACATATGGGTTGTATGCGTAATAATAATTCCCGTATGATGTCTTTAATTGGACCGGATACAGGCTTTGATGCCGTTGGCGATTATAAGATTGGGGAAGGACTTGCAAAGTTATTGGATTCACTTGAAAAAACACATGAATTGCCTAAAACAATCCTATACAACCTTAATCCCCGTGATAACTATGTATTAGCTACCCTTATGGGATGCTTCCAAAGCGCAGATGCTAAAGGTAAGATACAGTTTGGGTCAGGCTGGTGGTTCATCGACCAAAAAGAGGGTATGATACGTCAGATGACAGACTTAGGTAATCTAGGGATGTTAAGCAATTTCATTGGTATGTTGACAGACTCAAGAAGTTTCTTATCCTATACACGTCACGAATACTTTAGAAGGATTATGTGTAACCTGATAGGGACATGGGTTGAGGATGGCGAATATCCAGCGGATATGCAGCGACTAGGTGAGATTGTACAGAATATATCGTTTAACAACGCACGACATTATTTTGATATTGAATGTTAA
- a CDS encoding energy-coupling factor ABC transporter ATP-binding protein, translated as MNDIRADRILYSYTHNKPVIKHVSINIRSKGITALVGDNGSGKTTLGKLLAGILKPDSGQVWIDGLASQNMTLSDVGQRIGYLFQNPRKHIVATSVREQLLVAHELLEKDPKEGEANAQALLHLFQLEHKAQASPYTLSHGELKRLALASILFSKPDFLILDEPTAGLDHTRMIQLSNYLMKVHQKGIGMVLISHNWAFVKKHADRIVTLEEGKIVHDTQSEN; from the coding sequence GTGAATGATATAAGAGCAGACCGTATTCTATACAGCTATACCCATAATAAGCCCGTCATAAAACATGTGTCAATAAACATTAGGTCGAAAGGTATAACAGCTCTTGTAGGAGATAATGGTTCTGGTAAAACCACCTTAGGTAAGTTATTAGCAGGCATTTTAAAACCAGATAGTGGACAAGTATGGATTGATGGGTTAGCTAGTCAAAACATGACGCTAAGTGATGTGGGACAACGCATCGGCTACCTCTTTCAAAATCCTAGGAAACATATAGTAGCTACTAGTGTTCGAGAACAGCTGCTAGTGGCACATGAATTACTAGAAAAAGACCCAAAGGAAGGTGAAGCAAATGCACAAGCCTTACTTCATCTTTTTCAACTTGAACATAAAGCACAAGCTTCACCCTATACCTTAAGCCATGGGGAACTAAAACGTTTAGCACTTGCTAGTATCTTATTCAGTAAGCCTGATTTCCTCATATTAGATGAGCCAACAGCAGGTTTGGATCATACAAGAATGATTCAATTATCCAATTACTTAATGAAAGTGCATCAAAAGGGTATCGGCATGGTCTTGATTAGCCACAATTGGGCATTTGTTAAGAAACATGCAGATCGAATTGTTACCTTAGAAGAAGGGAAGATTGTTCATGATACACAATCAGAGAATTGA